One Gossypium hirsutum isolate 1008001.06 chromosome A11, Gossypium_hirsutum_v2.1, whole genome shotgun sequence genomic window carries:
- the LOC107924228 gene encoding probable serine/threonine-protein kinase PIX7 isoform X1 — MGFGHQSREVVEENSSRKKKDGEEEETGCWVKLRFIGSCMSSRSRVDNSVSGRTGTHYAESEPTKESSGDQPVVLVSSTTTSNGGSASSTPKFSEELRVASQLWKFTFIDLKLATRNFRPESLLGEGGFGCVFKGWIEENGTAPVKPGTGLTVAVKTLNIDGLQGHKEWLAEVDYLGNLLHPNLVKLVGYCIEDDHRLLVYEFMPRGSLENHLFRKGSLPLPWSIRMKIALGAAKGLAFLHEEAERPVIYRDFKTSNILLDADYNAKLSDFGLAKDGPEGDKTHVSTRVMGTYGYAAPEYVMTGHLTSKSDVYSFGVVLLEMLTGRRSMDKNRPNGEHNLVEWARPHLGDKRRFFRILDPRLEGHFSVKGALKAAQLAAQCLSRDPKARPRMSEVVETLKPLPNLNDMASSSYYFQSMQSDRSRSSNITAKNGIRVQAGFVTRNGQPMRSLSSLNGPQASPFHQHPPSPKPKAKEP, encoded by the exons atgggttttggtcaTCAATCTAGGGAAGTAGTGGAGGAAAATTCatcaaggaagaagaaagatggagaggaagaagaaacagGATGTTGGGTTAAATTAAGGTTTATCGGAAGTTGCATGTCTTCAAGATCAAGAGTTGATAACTCTGTGAGTGGAAGAACAGGCACTCATTATG CGGAAAGTGAACCTACAAAAGAGAGCAGCGGAGATCAACCAGTTGTTCTAGTGTCTTCTACGACCACAAGCAATGGTGGAAGTGCTTCATCCACACCAAAATTCAGTGAGGAACTGAGAGTTGCTTCACAGCTTTGGAAGTTCACATTTATTGACCTTAAATTAGCGACTAGAAATTTCAGACCCGAAAGTCTTCTCGGTGAGGGTGGGTTTGGTTGTGTCTTCAAAGGTTGGATTGAAGAGAACGGAACTGCTCCCGTAAAACCTGGTACTGGGCTTACGGTTGCTGTAAAAACCCTAAACATTGACGGACTTCAGGGTCACAAAGAATGGCTG GCTGAAGTGGATTATCTCGGTAACCTCCTCCATCCTAATTTGGTTAAATTGGTTGGTTACTGTATTGAAGATGATCACAGATTACTGGTATATGAGTTTATGCCACGAGGAAGTTTGGAGAACCACCTCTTCAGAA AAGGGTCCCTGCCACTTCCTTGGTCTATTAGAATGAAAATTGCACTTGGTGCTGCGAAGGGTCTAGCCTTTCTTCATGAAGAAGCAGAAAGACCTGTGATATATCGTGATTTTAAAACGTCTAATATCTTGTTAGATGCG GATTACAATGCCAAACTCTCTGATTTTGGATTGGCAAAAGATGGTCCAGAAGGAGATAAAACTCATGTGTCTACTCGAGTTATGGGAACATATGGCTACGCTGCACCAGAATATGTAATGACTG GACATTTGACATCAAAGAGTGACGTGTATAGCTTTGGAGTAGTTTTACTTGAGATGTTGACTGGCCGGAGGTCCATGGACAAAAACCGACCAAATGGGGAACACAATCTTGTGGAATGGGCGAGACCGCATCTAGGAGACAAGAGAAGGTTCTTCCGGATTTTAGATCCTCGTCTTGAAGGGCATTTTTCTGTCAAAGGTGCATTGAAAGCAGCCCAGCTGGCTGCCCAATGTCTTAGCCGAGATCCCAAAGCCAGACCTCGGATGAGTGAAGTTGTTGAAACTCTAAAGCCCCTTCCAAACCTTAATGATATGGCCAGCTCCTCCTATTACTTCCAATCTATGCAATCCGATCGGTCTAGGTCCTCCAACATAACTGCCAAAAATGGCATAAGAGTGCAGGCAGGATTCGTAACGAGGAACGGACAACCTATGAGGAGTTTATCCAGTTTGAATGGTCCTCAGGCTTCTCCATTTCACCAACATCCTCCGTCACCAAAGCCTAAAGCAAAAGAACCATAG
- the LOC107924228 gene encoding probable serine/threonine-protein kinase PIX7 isoform X2 yields MGFGHQSREVVEENSSRKKKDGEEEETGCWVKLRFIGSCMSSRSRVDNSVSGRTGTHYAESEPTKESSGDQPVVLVSSTTTSNGGSASSTPKFSEELRVASQLWKFTFIDLKLATRNFRPESLLGEGGFGCVFKGWIEENGTAPVKPGTGLTVAVKTLNIDGLQGHKEWLAEVDYLGNLLHPNLVKLVGYCIEDDHRLLVYEFMPRGSLENHLFRRSLPLPWSIRMKIALGAAKGLAFLHEEAERPVIYRDFKTSNILLDADYNAKLSDFGLAKDGPEGDKTHVSTRVMGTYGYAAPEYVMTGHLTSKSDVYSFGVVLLEMLTGRRSMDKNRPNGEHNLVEWARPHLGDKRRFFRILDPRLEGHFSVKGALKAAQLAAQCLSRDPKARPRMSEVVETLKPLPNLNDMASSSYYFQSMQSDRSRSSNITAKNGIRVQAGFVTRNGQPMRSLSSLNGPQASPFHQHPPSPKPKAKEP; encoded by the exons atgggttttggtcaTCAATCTAGGGAAGTAGTGGAGGAAAATTCatcaaggaagaagaaagatggagaggaagaagaaacagGATGTTGGGTTAAATTAAGGTTTATCGGAAGTTGCATGTCTTCAAGATCAAGAGTTGATAACTCTGTGAGTGGAAGAACAGGCACTCATTATG CGGAAAGTGAACCTACAAAAGAGAGCAGCGGAGATCAACCAGTTGTTCTAGTGTCTTCTACGACCACAAGCAATGGTGGAAGTGCTTCATCCACACCAAAATTCAGTGAGGAACTGAGAGTTGCTTCACAGCTTTGGAAGTTCACATTTATTGACCTTAAATTAGCGACTAGAAATTTCAGACCCGAAAGTCTTCTCGGTGAGGGTGGGTTTGGTTGTGTCTTCAAAGGTTGGATTGAAGAGAACGGAACTGCTCCCGTAAAACCTGGTACTGGGCTTACGGTTGCTGTAAAAACCCTAAACATTGACGGACTTCAGGGTCACAAAGAATGGCTG GCTGAAGTGGATTATCTCGGTAACCTCCTCCATCCTAATTTGGTTAAATTGGTTGGTTACTGTATTGAAGATGATCACAGATTACTGGTATATGAGTTTATGCCACGAGGAAGTTTGGAGAACCACCTCTTCAGAA GGTCCCTGCCACTTCCTTGGTCTATTAGAATGAAAATTGCACTTGGTGCTGCGAAGGGTCTAGCCTTTCTTCATGAAGAAGCAGAAAGACCTGTGATATATCGTGATTTTAAAACGTCTAATATCTTGTTAGATGCG GATTACAATGCCAAACTCTCTGATTTTGGATTGGCAAAAGATGGTCCAGAAGGAGATAAAACTCATGTGTCTACTCGAGTTATGGGAACATATGGCTACGCTGCACCAGAATATGTAATGACTG GACATTTGACATCAAAGAGTGACGTGTATAGCTTTGGAGTAGTTTTACTTGAGATGTTGACTGGCCGGAGGTCCATGGACAAAAACCGACCAAATGGGGAACACAATCTTGTGGAATGGGCGAGACCGCATCTAGGAGACAAGAGAAGGTTCTTCCGGATTTTAGATCCTCGTCTTGAAGGGCATTTTTCTGTCAAAGGTGCATTGAAAGCAGCCCAGCTGGCTGCCCAATGTCTTAGCCGAGATCCCAAAGCCAGACCTCGGATGAGTGAAGTTGTTGAAACTCTAAAGCCCCTTCCAAACCTTAATGATATGGCCAGCTCCTCCTATTACTTCCAATCTATGCAATCCGATCGGTCTAGGTCCTCCAACATAACTGCCAAAAATGGCATAAGAGTGCAGGCAGGATTCGTAACGAGGAACGGACAACCTATGAGGAGTTTATCCAGTTTGAATGGTCCTCAGGCTTCTCCATTTCACCAACATCCTCCGTCACCAAAGCCTAAAGCAAAAGAACCATAG
- the LOC107923544 gene encoding pectate lyase — translation MKITKAQLVFLFSFATLIPTLWGGGGNIADFDDVWKRRADQAWKNTLAAYEPSPENVTSKFNENVHKALVANKSNKTKDLEGSEDRRNLRGKHKKYTGPCMATNPIDRCWRCRPDWAENRKRLTQCVIGFGHRTEGGEKGKYYEVTDNSDDDPVNPKPGTLRFAVIQKRPLWIIFAHDMHIKLSRELIVQSKKTIDGRGANVHIAHGAGITLQFVDDVIIHSIHIHHIGPSKAGLIRDSVDHIGLRTTGDGDGINIFGSTNIWLDHLSMSECQDGLIDAIQGSTAITISNCHFTHHNDVILLGASDTYERDKLMQVTVAFNHFGKELIQRMPRCRWGFFHVVNNDYTHWKMYAIGGSMHPTIISQGNRFIAPDDPKAKEITNRNYAPQSEWSKWVWRSEGDLLLNGARFTKSGPDKSPQFDFTKMQMIKAKPATFVRRLTRFAGALDCEKGNKC, via the exons atgaaaataacaaaGGCCCAACTGGTTTTCCTGTTTTCATTTGCCACACTAATTCCGACACTATGGGGTGGTGGTGGTAATATTGCTGATTTTGACGACGTATGGAAGCGACGTGCCGATCAGGCATGGAAGAACACTCTGGCAGCTTACGAACCAAGCCCAGAAAATGTCACCAGTAAATTCAATGAGAATGTTCACAA GGCTCTTGTTgcaaataaaagtaacaaaaccAAGGATTTGGAGGGTAGTGAAGATAGGAGGAACTTGAGGGGCAAACACAAAAAGTACACGGGTCCATGCATGGCCACAAACCCCATCGACAGGTGTTGGCGATGCAGACCTGACTGGGCCGAGAACCGTAAGAGGCTGACGCAATGCGTGATTGGTTTTGGCCACCGAACCGAAGGAGGAGAGAAAGGGAAATACTATGAGGTTACTGATAATTCCGATGATGACCCGGTCAATCCTAAACCCGGAACTTTACGTTTTGCCGTCATCCAGAAAAGGCCATTGTGGATCATTTTCGCTCATGACATGCACATCAAATTATCACGTGAGCTCATTGTCCAAAGCAAGAAGACGATCGACGGTCGTGGAGCCAACGTTCATATCGCGCATGGAGCTGGCATCACACTTCAATTCGTGGACGATGTCATCATCCATAGcattcatattcatcacattggtccAAGCAAGGCTGGCCTAATCAGGGACTCAGTGGATCATATAGGATTGAGGACAACGGGTGATGGGGATGGCATTAACATCTTCGGATCCACAAACATTTGGCTCGATCACCTTTCCATGTCGGAGTGTCAAGATGGACTCATTGATGCTATCCAAGGTTCCACTGCCATCACAATCTCAAACTGCCATTTCACCCACCATAACgat GTGATACTACTGGGTGCAAGTGACACCTACGAAAGAGATAAACTAATGCAAGTCACAGTTGCATTCAACCATTTTGGGAAAGAACTGATACAAAGAATGCCGAGATGCAGGTGGGGATTCTTTCATGTTGTTAACAATGATTACACACATTGGAAAATGTATGCAATTGGGGGTAGCATGCATCCCACCATTATCAGCCAAGGTAATAGGTTCATTGCTCCAGACGATCCCAAAGCCAAAGAG ATAACGAACAGGAACTATGCACCCCAGTCGGAATGGAGCAAGTGGGTATGGAGATCGGAAGGAGATTTGTTGTTGAACGGAGCCCGTTTTACAAAATCGGGGCCGGATAAATCTCCCCAGTTTGACTTCACCAAGATGCAGATGATCAAAGCCAAGCCAGCAACATTTGTGAGAAGACTCACCCGTTTTGCTGGGGCTCTTGACTGCGAAAAGGGGAACAAGTGTTAG